In Aestuariibaculum lutulentum, one DNA window encodes the following:
- a CDS encoding tetratricopeptide repeat protein, with protein MEFSQDENNNLPLTKFESMLKTNHVLFFDSEEFENIIHHYLNQGKIALAKKAIKLGLDQHPTSVNLRLFKVEVYVFENKLVEADTLLNELYNLDPMNEEIYIQKANIFSKKDDHQQAIDVLKRALELTDDVVDLYSLIGMEYLFLDEFEKAKECFMKCLEEDLEDYSALYNVIYCFEFLNQSEEAIEYLNIFLDKNPYCEVAWHQLGKQYYNLKNYKKALAAYDFAIISDDTFVGAYLERGKVLEKLKRFNEAIENYTITLELDDPTSFALLRIGSCHEKLKNDELAVQYYYKTVHEDPLLDKGWIAITRFYNKKRNYDKALYYINKAINIDSENVVYWKLYAQINHRLNHLEEAERGFKKALELGNYELNTWLSRGDILIKLGEPEAAIYNFEQAIEFYPENSEIEYRLAGLYFSLNENDKGIFYLKNGIDHNEDYAFIIEELFPEVANKILVKNILKTNQ; from the coding sequence ATGGAGTTTAGTCAAGATGAAAACAACAATTTACCTCTAACCAAATTCGAGTCGATGTTAAAAACAAACCACGTTTTGTTTTTCGACTCAGAGGAATTTGAAAACATCATTCATCACTATCTAAATCAAGGAAAGATAGCTTTAGCAAAAAAAGCCATCAAACTTGGTCTAGATCAACATCCTACCTCGGTCAATCTCAGACTTTTTAAAGTTGAAGTTTACGTGTTTGAAAACAAACTTGTTGAAGCAGACACCCTACTTAATGAACTTTATAATCTGGATCCGATGAATGAAGAGATCTACATCCAGAAAGCCAATATCTTTTCTAAAAAAGACGACCATCAGCAAGCTATCGATGTGCTTAAAAGAGCCCTAGAACTGACCGATGACGTTGTAGATTTGTATTCGCTTATAGGAATGGAATACCTTTTTCTTGATGAATTTGAAAAAGCTAAAGAATGTTTTATGAAGTGTTTAGAAGAAGATCTTGAAGATTATTCGGCACTGTATAACGTGATTTATTGTTTCGAATTTTTAAATCAATCTGAAGAAGCTATTGAGTACCTTAATATCTTTTTAGACAAAAACCCGTATTGTGAAGTTGCCTGGCATCAACTCGGAAAACAGTACTACAATCTTAAAAATTACAAAAAAGCATTAGCTGCTTACGATTTCGCCATTATTTCAGATGACACCTTTGTTGGTGCTTATTTAGAACGTGGTAAGGTTTTAGAAAAACTGAAACGTTTTAACGAGGCTATTGAAAACTATACCATTACTTTAGAGTTGGACGACCCAACCTCGTTTGCGTTGCTACGTATTGGTAGCTGTCATGAAAAACTTAAAAATGATGAATTAGCGGTTCAATATTATTATAAAACTGTTCATGAAGATCCGTTATTAGATAAAGGTTGGATTGCGATTACGCGTTTTTATAACAAAAAAAGAAACTACGATAAAGCCTTATACTATATCAATAAAGCCATTAATATAGATTCTGAAAACGTAGTTTACTGGAAGTTGTATGCGCAAATCAATCATCGATTAAATCATTTAGAAGAAGCTGAACGTGGTTTTAAGAAAGCTTTAGAGCTAGGAAATTACGAATTAAACACATGGCTTTCCAGAGGTGATATTTTAATTAAACTTGGCGAACCTGAAGCTGCTATTTATAACTTTGAGCAAGCCATAGAATTTTACCCGGAAAATTCTGAAATAGAATATCGTTTAGCTGGTTTATATTTTTCTCTAAATGAAAATGATAAAGGTATTTTTTATCTGAAAAATGGTATAGATCATAACGAAGATTACGCTTTTATTATCGAAGAGCTTTTCCCTGAAGTTGCCAATAAGATACTTGTTAAAAACATACTAAAAACAAATCAATAA
- a CDS encoding OstA-like protein, which translates to MKKLNPLYYLLVLCLIIIGNISAQEKKKIEIKYSGRLNVDEENYPGAKLLTRDDAQQVHIAHGSIEMWCDKAIHYSAENFIEAYGNVKMIQGDTINMSSKYIEYSGISQLAFASGDVVLKDPNSTISSDTLYFDRINQEAFYKSGGTVVKDTSGTITSQIGRYLMQQKKYRFTENVVLTNEDAVINSNYFDFYSDTGKAYLYGPSTIVTETSKTYCEKGFYDTKNKTGFAVKNSRIDYDNRIIEGDSLYFDNNISFASATNNIKVTDTINKTIVKGHYAEVFKEKDSIFITKRALAVTKQENDSIYMHADKIMVTGKPDERILRAYYKAKIFKTDLSGKADSIHSNQKTGLTQLINLNRLATTDKFSTIKKPIMWNAESQMTGDTIHLFSNTKTEKLDSLLVFNNAFIISKDTLTDDGYNQINGLKLLGLFDEENQLRTVDITKNAQSIFYVRNDKQELVGIDKAKSGSISILFANGDIEEYTRFNQVDGTLPPESKYLDKDKRLKGFDWREDERPKSVEDLFKEDEPLVLPKIQGLDDYIPEDDFFNEEMMQRINMAGNSQDFLGNNLDNLLEFPNNFENPKWKKFNISVKPEITNAPNQTNTSSQIVNTGKSNAIIWQDISKPKGRLKASIWLKGKGKIVFRLQIKNNNGKGFKDLSNVNITLENKWKKYELEGVQTKTHDFKFLLGQIQTNDEVYIWNASLIEIKE; encoded by the coding sequence TTGAAAAAATTAAACCCCTTATACTATTTACTTGTCTTGTGCCTAATTATAATTGGTAATATTTCCGCTCAAGAAAAGAAAAAAATAGAAATCAAATATTCCGGTAGACTTAATGTTGACGAAGAAAACTATCCTGGAGCGAAACTTTTAACCAGAGACGATGCTCAGCAAGTACATATTGCTCATGGAAGTATTGAAATGTGGTGTGATAAAGCGATTCACTACAGTGCTGAAAATTTTATTGAAGCCTACGGAAATGTAAAAATGATTCAGGGAGACACCATTAATATGTCTTCTAAATATATTGAATACAGTGGTATTTCACAGCTGGCTTTTGCCAGTGGTGACGTGGTTTTAAAAGACCCCAATTCTACTATTTCAAGCGACACTTTATATTTCGACAGAATCAATCAGGAAGCTTTTTACAAAAGTGGCGGCACCGTTGTAAAGGACACTTCAGGAACCATTACCAGTCAAATTGGTCGTTATTTAATGCAACAAAAAAAATATCGTTTTACAGAAAATGTCGTTTTAACAAATGAAGACGCCGTAATAAATTCAAATTACTTCGATTTTTATTCCGACACGGGGAAAGCATATTTATATGGACCATCGACTATTGTAACCGAAACCAGCAAAACGTATTGCGAAAAAGGGTTTTACGATACCAAAAACAAAACCGGTTTTGCTGTTAAAAATTCAAGAATCGATTATGATAATCGTATTATAGAAGGTGATAGCTTATATTTTGACAACAACATAAGTTTCGCTTCAGCCACAAACAATATTAAAGTAACCGATACTATAAACAAAACCATTGTTAAAGGTCATTATGCTGAAGTTTTTAAAGAGAAAGATTCTATTTTCATTACAAAACGCGCTTTAGCAGTTACTAAACAGGAAAACGATTCCATCTACATGCACGCCGATAAAATTATGGTTACAGGCAAACCCGATGAACGTATTTTAAGAGCCTATTATAAAGCTAAAATCTTTAAAACGGATTTAAGTGGTAAAGCAGACTCTATACACTCCAATCAAAAAACAGGTTTAACACAACTTATAAATCTAAACCGTTTAGCTACTACTGATAAGTTTTCTACCATAAAAAAACCTATCATGTGGAATGCCGAAAGCCAGATGACAGGTGATACAATACATCTATTTTCAAATACAAAAACTGAAAAATTAGATTCTCTTCTTGTTTTCAACAATGCGTTTATCATTAGTAAAGACACCCTTACCGATGATGGATATAATCAAATAAACGGATTAAAATTGTTAGGTTTATTTGATGAAGAAAATCAGTTACGAACAGTTGATATTACCAAAAACGCACAATCTATTTTCTATGTTCGTAATGATAAGCAAGAATTGGTTGGTATTGACAAGGCTAAATCCGGAAGTATTTCTATTCTTTTTGCCAATGGTGATATTGAAGAATACACCCGTTTCAACCAAGTTGACGGAACCCTGCCTCCAGAATCCAAATACCTTGACAAAGACAAACGTTTAAAAGGCTTTGACTGGCGTGAAGATGAAAGACCAAAATCTGTTGAAGATTTATTTAAAGAAGATGAACCTTTAGTTCTTCCAAAAATACAAGGTCTTGACGATTACATTCCCGAAGACGACTTCTTTAACGAAGAGATGATGCAGCGAATTAATATGGCTGGTAATAGTCAGGATTTTTTAGGGAATAACCTAGATAATCTCTTAGAATTTCCAAATAATTTTGAAAATCCGAAATGGAAAAAGTTTAATATTTCTGTGAAACCGGAAATTACAAATGCTCCAAATCAAACAAATACTTCTAGTCAAATAGTTAATACAGGTAAAAGCAATGCTATTATTTGGCAAGACATATCCAAACCAAAAGGAAGACTTAAAGCCTCAATATGGCTAAAAGGTAAAGGAAAAATAGTTTTTAGATTACAAATTAAAAATAATAACGGAAAAGGATTCAAAGATTTATCTAATGTAAATATTACTCTCGAAAATAAATGGAAAAAATATGAATTGGAGGGAGTTCAAACTAAAACTCATGATTTCAAATTTTTATTAGGACAAATTCAAACAAATGATGAAGTTTACATATGGAACGCATCACTTATAGAAATCAAAGAATAA
- a CDS encoding aspartate aminotransferase family protein, whose product MKQDFLKYQAQTSPFPLAMEISHAKGSYIYDTDNNAFLDFVSGVSATPLGHNHPKVVNAIKEQLDKYMHVMVYGEYAQKAPVELCKLIAEHLPNPLDKTYLTNSGTEAIEGALKLTKRITGRSEIIAAKKAYHGNTMGSMSVMGYEERKQAFRPLLPGIRYIEFNNEEDLLRITDKTAGVILETIQGGAGFIEPQNDYLTKVRKRCDEVGAVLILDEIQPGIGRTGKLFGFENYNCVPDIVVMGKGLGGGMPIGAFTASTAHMDLLMDNPKMGHITTFGGHPVIAAAALATLKEITETNLMTEALEKEQLFRKLLVHPLITEVRGKGLMLAPIMQSVDIANTVILKSQEAGLILFWLLFEGRAVRITPPLTISNEEIMKGCSIIISILDEILES is encoded by the coding sequence ATGAAACAAGACTTCTTAAAATATCAGGCGCAAACTTCACCATTTCCATTAGCTATGGAAATTTCTCATGCTAAAGGCAGTTATATTTATGACACTGATAATAATGCCTTTTTAGATTTTGTTTCAGGAGTTTCAGCGACACCGCTCGGACACAACCATCCTAAAGTGGTAAATGCCATAAAAGAGCAACTTGACAAATATATGCATGTTATGGTTTATGGGGAATACGCTCAAAAAGCACCTGTAGAGCTTTGTAAACTAATTGCAGAACATTTACCTAATCCATTAGATAAAACTTATTTAACCAATTCAGGAACTGAGGCCATTGAAGGTGCGCTTAAACTTACCAAACGTATTACCGGCAGAAGTGAAATAATCGCGGCTAAAAAAGCGTATCATGGTAACACCATGGGTTCTATGAGTGTTATGGGCTACGAAGAACGTAAACAAGCGTTTAGACCCTTACTTCCCGGCATTCGATATATTGAATTTAATAATGAAGAAGATCTTTTAAGAATAACAGATAAAACTGCCGGAGTCATTTTAGAGACTATTCAAGGAGGTGCTGGTTTTATAGAGCCACAAAATGATTACTTAACTAAAGTTAGAAAACGTTGTGATGAAGTTGGTGCTGTTCTTATTTTAGATGAAATTCAACCGGGTATTGGTCGTACGGGGAAATTATTTGGTTTCGAAAATTACAACTGTGTACCTGACATTGTAGTTATGGGCAAAGGTCTTGGTGGCGGGATGCCTATTGGTGCGTTTACAGCTTCAACAGCTCATATGGATTTATTGATGGACAATCCAAAAATGGGACACATCACCACTTTCGGCGGGCATCCGGTGATCGCTGCGGCAGCTTTAGCTACATTAAAAGAAATTACAGAAACCAACCTGATGACTGAAGCTTTGGAAAAAGAACAACTTTTCCGAAAACTTCTGGTACATCCTTTAATAACCGAAGTACGAGGAAAAGGCCTTATGCTTGCCCCAATAATGCAATCTGTTGACATTGCTAACACCGTTATTTTAAAGAGTCAGGAAGCCGGTTTAATTCTCTTTTGGTTGCTCTTCGAAGGTCGGGCAGTAAGAATAACGCCACCTCTAACGATTTCAAATGAAGAAATAATGAAAGGATGTTCTATAATTATTTCCATTTTAGACGAAATTCTTGAAAGCTAA
- a CDS encoding DUF368 domain-containing protein codes for MQRRLIDYLIITFKGLAMGAADAVPGVSGGTIAFISGIYEELISTISNVNLSLFKILFNKGIKAFWIEVNGNFILALLSGIVISYVSFMKLAKYLLENQPILIWSFFFGLIVASIYFVGKQVTKWDASVILALIVGAVIAFYISSLPAMENSDSDWFLFFSGAIAICAMILPGISGSFILIILGAYKTLSDAIHDVDIKKLIIFFSGALIGLLSFSHALKWLFKNYHNITLALLTGFIFGSLNKVWPWKNTLSWHTNSEGIKSPLIQESISPFAFEGNNQIVFAITLMLLGFLTIFILEKVGAKKV; via the coding sequence ATGCAACGACGCTTAATTGATTATTTAATCATTACTTTTAAAGGTTTAGCCATGGGTGCAGCCGATGCTGTTCCTGGTGTTTCAGGTGGTACTATCGCTTTCATTTCCGGAATTTACGAAGAGTTAATTTCTACCATTAGCAACGTTAATCTTTCGCTGTTTAAAATACTTTTTAATAAAGGGATTAAAGCCTTTTGGATTGAAGTAAACGGTAATTTTATTCTTGCACTTTTAAGCGGAATTGTTATTAGCTACGTTTCTTTTATGAAACTGGCTAAATACCTTCTTGAAAATCAACCTATTTTAATCTGGTCTTTCTTTTTTGGTTTAATTGTAGCGAGTATTTATTTTGTTGGAAAACAAGTAACAAAATGGGATGCCTCTGTAATTTTAGCTCTTATTGTAGGTGCTGTTATTGCTTTTTACATTAGCTCATTACCTGCTATGGAAAATAGCGATAGTGATTGGTTTCTGTTTTTTTCAGGAGCCATTGCCATTTGCGCTATGATTCTTCCGGGTATTTCAGGCTCTTTCATTTTAATTATATTAGGCGCTTATAAAACCTTAAGTGATGCCATTCACGACGTAGATATTAAAAAATTAATTATCTTTTTTTCAGGAGCTCTTATTGGTTTGTTGAGTTTTAGTCATGCGTTAAAATGGTTATTCAAAAACTATCACAATATCACCTTAGCTCTGCTTACCGGATTTATCTTTGGGTCTTTAAACAAGGTATGGCCTTGGAAAAATACTTTGTCATGGCATACAAATTCCGAAGGCATAAAATCGCCATTAATTCAGGAAAGCATCTCTCCATTTGCTTTTGAAGGGAATAATCAAATTGTCTTTGCCATAACTTTAATGTTACTGGGATTTTTAACTATTTTTATTCTTGAAAAAGTAGGAGCAAAAAAAGTATAA
- a CDS encoding shikimate dehydrogenase family protein has protein sequence MNKLGLLGRNISYSFSRSYFKKKFEDAEITNTTYENFDIPSIDDLQNIIKNTPDLKGMNVTIPYKEEVIPFLDKLNKKAKAIGAVNTIKVTKKGKLIGYNTDCYGFKKSLKPHLKKRHKKALILGTGGASKAIAYTLKKLGIKYHYVSRTASEHVKFTYDQLTESIVADHQLIINCTPLGTFPNIENHPDIPYSGITDKHILFDLIYNPEETTFLKLGKERQATTVNGLDMLVFQAEKAWSIWNVTI, from the coding sequence ATGAATAAACTAGGCCTTTTAGGTAGAAATATCTCCTACTCTTTCTCAAGATCTTACTTCAAAAAGAAGTTTGAGGACGCTGAAATAACGAATACAACTTACGAAAATTTCGATATTCCTTCGATTGATGACCTTCAAAACATCATTAAAAACACACCAGACTTAAAGGGTATGAATGTAACCATTCCTTATAAAGAGGAGGTTATTCCTTTTCTGGATAAGCTAAATAAAAAAGCAAAAGCTATTGGAGCCGTTAACACCATAAAAGTTACTAAAAAAGGAAAACTTATTGGCTACAATACCGACTGTTACGGATTTAAGAAATCGCTAAAACCTCACTTAAAAAAGCGTCATAAAAAGGCTTTAATACTAGGAACCGGTGGCGCAAGTAAAGCCATTGCTTACACTCTGAAAAAACTAGGTATAAAATATCACTATGTATCACGTACAGCTTCAGAGCATGTTAAATTCACATACGATCAGTTAACAGAATCTATTGTAGCAGACCATCAGCTTATTATCAACTGTACTCCTCTTGGAACATTTCCAAATATTGAAAATCATCCAGACATTCCATACAGCGGTATCACCGACAAACATATTTTATTCGATTTAATTTATAATCCGGAAGAAACCACCTTTTTAAAATTAGGAAAAGAACGTCAGGCAACCACAGTAAACGGCTTAGACATGTTGGTTTTTCAAGCTGAAAAAGCATGGTCTATCTGGAATGTTACTATTTAA
- a CDS encoding M48 family metallopeptidase, translating into MTSTTLFYIIIAIIIVNFIVDKILDALNAKHFNDALPKDLQDVYDEAEYKKSQSYKSTKYKFGIITSTFSIVLTLGFLLLDGFAWVDNMARIYSENPIIIALIFFGIIMIGSDILTTPFSYYSTFVIEEQFGFNKTTLKTFILDKIKGWFMMAIVGGGILALIIWFYQFSGEYFWLYAWGLVTVFTIFMNMFYSKLIVPLFNKQTPLDAGDLRDKISAYANTVGFKLDKIFVIDGSKRSTKANAYFSGFGSEKRVTLYDTLINDLDDEEIVAVLAHEVGHYKKKHIIFNLVSSVLLTGVMLYVLSLFISNPLLSNALGVDMPSFHIGLIAFGMLYSPISEITGLIMNVFSRKFEYQADDYAKTTYKGEPLITSLKKLSKNSLSNLTPHPAYVFMHYSHPTLLQRIQNLRN; encoded by the coding sequence ATGACTTCCACTACTCTATTTTATATTATTATAGCCATAATTATTGTCAATTTTATTGTCGATAAAATTCTTGATGCGCTTAACGCAAAACATTTTAATGATGCTTTACCTAAAGATTTGCAAGATGTTTACGATGAAGCTGAATACAAAAAATCACAAAGCTATAAGTCTACCAAATATAAATTTGGCATTATAACCTCAACATTTTCTATTGTTTTAACCTTGGGGTTTCTATTGTTAGATGGCTTTGCATGGGTTGATAACATGGCCAGAATCTATAGTGAAAATCCGATTATAATTGCTTTAATTTTCTTCGGAATTATCATGATTGGAAGCGACATTTTAACCACGCCATTTTCATATTACAGCACCTTTGTTATTGAAGAACAATTCGGTTTTAATAAAACTACTCTTAAAACTTTTATACTTGACAAAATAAAAGGTTGGTTCATGATGGCTATTGTTGGTGGAGGTATTCTAGCTTTAATCATTTGGTTTTATCAATTTTCAGGTGAATATTTCTGGTTATATGCCTGGGGACTGGTTACTGTTTTTACAATATTTATGAATATGTTTTATTCCAAACTTATAGTGCCCCTATTTAATAAGCAAACCCCTTTAGATGCTGGCGATTTACGCGATAAAATTTCAGCTTATGCCAATACGGTAGGATTTAAACTCGATAAGATTTTTGTTATTGACGGCTCAAAACGCAGCACCAAAGCCAACGCCTATTTTTCAGGGTTTGGAAGTGAAAAACGTGTAACCCTTTATGACACCTTGATTAATGATTTGGATGATGAAGAAATTGTTGCGGTTTTGGCTCATGAAGTAGGACACTACAAAAAGAAACACATTATTTTCAATTTAGTATCTTCAGTTTTACTTACCGGAGTTATGCTTTATGTGTTATCGCTTTTCATTTCAAATCCGTTACTTTCAAATGCCTTAGGAGTAGACATGCCGAGCTTTCACATTGGTTTAATAGCCTTCGGGATGTTGTATTCACCTATTTCAGAAATTACAGGATTAATTATGAATGTGTTTTCACGTAAGTTTGAATACCAAGCCGATGATTACGCAAAAACAACTTATAAAGGCGAACCTTTAATTACGTCGTTAAAAAAACTATCAAAAAACAGTTTAAGTAATTTAACACCACATCCGGCGTATGTGTTTATGCACTATTCGCACCCAACACTTTTACAACGTATTCAGAACTTAAGAAATTAG
- a CDS encoding TrmH family RNA methyltransferase gives MSKQITSIQNSYIKQLVQLKDKSRERKKSGLFLIEGVREISLAVKGGYQLDTILFYPDLISETQLNNVVHLNTNRIEISKEVYEKLAYRDTTEGVLAVAKCKTHQFENLKFNTKTPLILVAEAPEKPGNIGALLRTADAANADAVIIANPKTDLYNPNIIRSSVGCVFTNQIATGTTEEIISFLSSQNINIYCAALQASVDYHTQDFTKPTAIVVGTEATGLSDTWLKHSTRNIIIPMQGEIDSMNVSVAAGILIFEAKRQRNFK, from the coding sequence ATGAGCAAACAAATAACAAGCATACAGAATTCGTATATAAAGCAATTAGTTCAACTAAAAGATAAATCTCGTGAACGTAAAAAATCGGGACTGTTTTTAATTGAAGGTGTTCGTGAAATTTCATTGGCAGTAAAAGGCGGCTATCAACTTGACACCATATTATTTTACCCGGATTTAATTTCTGAAACTCAACTCAATAATGTTGTTCATTTAAACACCAATCGCATTGAAATCTCAAAAGAGGTTTACGAAAAGTTAGCCTATCGCGACACGACAGAAGGGGTTTTAGCTGTTGCAAAATGTAAAACACATCAGTTTGAAAATTTGAAATTCAACACCAAAACGCCTTTAATTTTAGTTGCCGAAGCACCTGAAAAGCCAGGAAATATTGGTGCCCTATTAAGAACAGCCGACGCAGCCAATGCCGATGCTGTAATTATTGCCAATCCCAAAACCGACTTATACAACCCGAACATTATCCGTTCAAGTGTTGGTTGTGTGTTTACAAACCAGATTGCAACCGGAACAACCGAAGAAATCATCTCTTTTTTAAGTTCTCAAAATATTAATATTTACTGCGCTGCGCTGCAAGCTTCAGTTGATTATCATACGCAGGATTTCACCAAACCAACCGCTATTGTTGTTGGTACCGAAGCGACTGGATTAAGCGATACCTGGCTAAAACATTCAACCCGAAACATCATCATTCCCATGCAAGGTGAAATCGATTCTATGAACGTGTCGGTTGCTGCCGGCATCCTGATTTTTGAAGCCAAACGCCAAAGAAATTTCAAATAA
- a CDS encoding DUF368 domain-containing protein, giving the protein MESTRTLKDKIFLVLKGLGMGAANKVPGVSGGVVAFVAGFYEEFIYSLKKINGKAFKLLINGRYKSFYNYINGRFISLLFLGMIVSYFSVSKVLDYLIEHYELYVWSVFFGMIIGSIYYINKDFKDWNYRTYTSLAIGILLGAGISFLNPAKENDNLWFVFFCGIISVSGMTLPGFSGSFILILLGNYVLLLVDSVNALYDTFSDIFSGNFDFIHNSQRIRMLKVLAVFTLGSITGLVTFSHMLSYILKRYKSITLSAIIGFIVGSLGVVWPWKHTIYKLTEDGKPLFDSTGTKIVANYQRYIPELNTETYYAIAYIFLGITIVLALEYYGQKTRKINE; this is encoded by the coding sequence ATGGAAAGCACTAGAACACTAAAAGACAAAATTTTTCTGGTTCTAAAAGGATTAGGAATGGGTGCTGCCAATAAAGTACCTGGCGTGTCTGGAGGTGTTGTTGCTTTTGTAGCTGGCTTTTACGAGGAATTTATTTATTCCTTAAAAAAGATAAATGGAAAAGCTTTTAAACTTCTAATTAACGGTCGTTACAAAAGCTTTTACAATTACATTAACGGACGATTTATTAGTCTGTTATTCTTGGGAATGATTGTTAGCTATTTTAGTGTTTCAAAAGTGTTGGATTATCTTATTGAGCACTACGAACTCTACGTCTGGAGTGTGTTTTTTGGAATGATTATCGGCTCCATTTATTACATCAACAAAGATTTTAAAGATTGGAATTACCGCACCTACACCTCTCTAGCCATTGGTATTTTATTGGGAGCTGGTATTAGTTTTTTAAATCCTGCTAAAGAAAACGACAACCTTTGGTTTGTATTTTTCTGTGGGATTATTAGTGTTTCTGGAATGACCTTACCAGGATTTTCAGGGTCTTTCATTCTTATTTTATTAGGTAATTATGTCCTTCTGCTAGTCGATTCGGTAAATGCCTTATACGATACGTTTTCAGACATCTTCAGCGGAAACTTCGACTTTATACACAATTCGCAACGCATTCGTATGTTAAAGGTTTTAGCGGTTTTTACCCTAGGGTCTATAACTGGTTTAGTTACCTTTTCCCATATGCTAAGCTATATTTTAAAACGCTACAAAAGCATTACTCTTTCTGCTATTATCGGATTTATTGTCGGATCTCTTGGTGTGGTTTGGCCGTGGAAACATACCATTTACAAACTTACCGAAGACGGTAAGCCTTTGTTCGATTCTACAGGAACTAAAATCGTAGCCAACTATCAACGCTATATACCGGAACTGAATACAGAAACCTATTACGCCATTGCTTATATCTTTTTAGGCATTACCATCGTTCTGGCTTTAGAGTATTACGGACAAAAAACACGAAAAATTAATGAATAA